In the genome of Alphaproteobacteria bacterium, one region contains:
- a CDS encoding type I restriction endonuclease subunit R, with amino-acid sequence MRFTETALEEAIIELILQQDISHMPGGTITRDPSDVLIRDDLRAFLKSHYSAEGITASEIEGIIRQMENKPASDLYDSNKAIMKMISDGFLLKREDRNKKDLFIQLIDYTEADKNFYKIVNQLEINGFEKRIPDGILYINGLPLVVFEFKSAVREECTIHDAYIQLTVRYKRDIPELFKYNAFCVISDGANNKMGSFFAPYEFFYAWRKIEGNETLDKDGIDSLFTMTKGMFDKHRLRDIIRNFVYFPDTSKKSEKVVCRYPQYYAANKLYQNILEHRKPQGDGKGGTYFGATGCGKSFTMLFLTRLLMRSVELSSPTIVLITDRTDLDDQLSGQFTNAKGYVGDEHIISVESRDDLRAQLRGRDSGGVFLTTIHKFTEDTELLTDRSNVICISDEAHRSQINLDQKVKVTADGVKRSFGFAKYLHDSLPNATYVGFTGTPIDATLDVFGDVIDAYTMTESVEDEITVRIVYEGRAARVLLDNSKLKEIEEYYNQCAEDGSTDYAIEVSKKASAQMNAILGDPDRLKALAADFVKHYERRVLEGSTVKGKAMFVSSSRPIAYAFYKELIALRPEWAEVRIAEAGANLTEKEQKEIKPMERVKMIMTRSKDDPEDLYKTLGDKKYRKELDRQFKEAKSNFKIAILVDMWLTGFDVPFLDTIYIDKPIQRHNLIQTISRVNRKYEGKEKGLVVDYIGIKRQMNLALAHYSKTDGQNIEEIEQSIVIVKDHLDLLAKLFHKFNKAPFFTGSSLQQLECLNMAAEFVQITQNIEKRFMMLVKRLKAAYDICCGSEKISQEERDLIHFYIAVRSIVFKLTKGNAPDTAQMNARVREMIKEALHSDGVEEIFKLGDDKQAEIDIFDDDYLAKIERIKLPNTKIKLLQQLLTKAIEDFKKTNKVKGVDFSEKFKKLVEKYNERKEQDVLRSEVLDEFTDEIIDLYHALKKKRESYADLGIDFEEKAFYDILKELMRRYDFNYPDERLILLAQEVKKVVDDKAKYTDWSQRDDIKAELKADLIILLAKYDYPPVDRDEVYKEIFEQAENFKKFKK; translated from the coding sequence ATGAGATTCACTGAAACAGCCCTTGAAGAAGCGATTATAGAGCTGATCCTGCAACAGGATATCTCTCATATGCCAGGTGGTACGATAACGCGTGATCCATCAGATGTGCTGATCAGGGATGATCTCCGCGCCTTTCTGAAAAGCCATTATTCTGCGGAAGGAATTACTGCTTCTGAGATTGAGGGTATTATACGTCAAATGGAGAATAAACCTGCATCTGACCTTTACGATAGCAACAAAGCCATAATGAAAATGATCTCTGATGGCTTCCTGCTCAAGCGTGAAGACCGCAATAAAAAAGACCTGTTTATACAACTGATTGACTATACAGAAGCCGATAAAAACTTCTACAAAATCGTAAACCAGCTGGAAATCAACGGATTTGAGAAACGCATCCCAGATGGTATTCTCTACATAAATGGTCTGCCGTTGGTGGTGTTTGAATTCAAGAGCGCAGTACGCGAAGAATGCACCATTCACGATGCATATATTCAGCTGACTGTTCGCTACAAACGCGACATACCTGAGCTGTTCAAATATAATGCGTTCTGTGTCATTAGCGATGGCGCAAATAATAAAATGGGGTCGTTTTTTGCCCCGTATGAGTTCTTTTACGCTTGGCGGAAGATTGAAGGTAATGAAACGCTTGATAAGGATGGCATCGACTCCCTGTTCACGATGACCAAGGGAATGTTTGATAAACATCGTCTGCGCGATATTATTCGCAATTTCGTCTATTTCCCAGATACCTCAAAGAAAAGCGAAAAAGTGGTTTGCCGCTATCCTCAATATTATGCGGCCAATAAACTTTATCAGAACATTTTAGAACATCGCAAGCCGCAAGGGGATGGTAAGGGTGGCACCTATTTCGGAGCTACTGGCTGTGGCAAGAGCTTCACCATGCTCTTCCTCACTCGACTGTTGATGCGGAGTGTGGAGCTATCCAGCCCAACTATCGTTCTGATTACGGATCGTACTGATCTTGACGATCAGCTTTCTGGGCAGTTTACCAACGCAAAGGGGTATGTTGGTGATGAGCATATCATAAGTGTAGAAAGTCGTGACGATCTGAGGGCGCAGCTTAGAGGGCGCGATAGTGGCGGCGTGTTCTTGACCACTATTCATAAATTCACCGAGGACACAGAGCTGTTGACGGATCGTAGCAACGTGATCTGCATTTCGGATGAAGCACATCGCAGCCAGATCAATTTAGATCAGAAGGTAAAAGTAACTGCCGATGGCGTGAAGCGCAGTTTTGGCTTTGCCAAATATCTGCATGATTCCCTGCCAAATGCTACCTATGTTGGTTTCACTGGTACGCCTATCGATGCTACGCTGGATGTGTTTGGTGATGTGATAGATGCATACACAATGACAGAATCCGTGGAAGATGAAATCACTGTACGGATTGTCTATGAAGGTCGCGCAGCAAGAGTATTGTTAGACAATAGCAAGCTGAAGGAAATTGAGGAATATTACAATCAGTGCGCCGAAGATGGTTCTACTGATTATGCGATTGAGGTGAGCAAGAAGGCTTCTGCTCAAATGAACGCTATTCTAGGTGATCCTGATCGTCTGAAAGCATTGGCCGCTGATTTCGTAAAGCACTATGAACGCCGTGTTCTTGAGGGATCGACCGTCAAAGGCAAAGCAATGTTTGTAAGTAGCTCTCGGCCAATTGCTTATGCCTTTTACAAGGAGCTGATTGCCCTGAGGCCAGAATGGGCAGAAGTGAGAATTGCGGAAGCTGGAGCCAATCTGACAGAGAAAGAGCAGAAAGAGATTAAGCCAATGGAACGGGTTAAGATGATCATGACTCGCAGCAAGGATGATCCAGAAGATCTTTATAAAACCCTGGGTGACAAAAAATATCGTAAGGAACTAGATCGCCAATTCAAAGAAGCTAAGTCTAACTTCAAAATCGCCATCCTAGTGGATATGTGGCTGACTGGATTTGACGTTCCTTTCTTGGATACGATTTATATCGATAAGCCAATCCAGCGGCATAATCTTATCCAGACTATCTCCCGCGTAAATCGTAAATATGAGGGCAAAGAAAAGGGATTGGTGGTCGACTATATTGGCATCAAGCGGCAAATGAATTTGGCACTCGCTCATTACTCAAAAACTGATGGCCAGAACATTGAAGAAATTGAACAATCGATTGTTATTGTGAAAGATCACCTCGATCTGCTTGCCAAGCTGTTCCATAAATTTAACAAAGCTCCGTTCTTTACAGGCTCGTCATTACAACAACTTGAATGCCTGAATATGGCTGCTGAATTTGTTCAGATCACCCAGAATATTGAAAAGCGATTCATGATGTTGGTGAAACGACTGAAGGCTGCTTATGACATTTGCTGTGGTAGTGAAAAAATTAGTCAGGAGGAGCGTGATCTCATTCATTTTTATATTGCCGTTCGTTCTATAGTTTTCAAACTGACTAAAGGTAATGCTCCAGACACAGCGCAGATGAATGCTCGTGTGCGTGAGATGATTAAAGAGGCTTTACATAGCGATGGCGTTGAGGAAATCTTTAAGCTGGGTGATGACAAACAAGCTGAGATCGATATTTTCGACGACGACTATCTTGCAAAGATCGAGAGGATCAAACTACCCAACACAAAAATTAAGCTACTGCAGCAACTACTGACCAAGGCCATTGAAGATTTCAAAAAGACAAACAAAGTCAAAGGCGTTGATTTCTCAGAGAAGTTTAAAAAACTTGTTGAAAAATATAACGAACGTAAGGAGCAGGATGTTCTGAGAAGCGAAGTGCTGGATGAATTTACGGACGAAATTATTGATCTCTATCATGCGCTCAAAAAA
- a CDS encoding sigma-70 family RNA polymerase sigma factor — translation MDRILRNKIANLIEDAKALKRGGGSQPISFDELLENNSEEKYFSNEVDDPVEKMHLSIDLKHVMQKLPESLVHLLTHLGDYNPSEISRMTNTPRSTLYGSINVLRKIFHRHGMNYYF, via the coding sequence GTGGATCGCATCCTGAGAAATAAAATAGCCAATCTAATTGAGGATGCTAAAGCACTTAAACGTGGTGGAGGTTCGCAACCAATCTCATTTGATGAATTGCTGGAAAATAATAGCGAAGAGAAATATTTTTCTAATGAGGTAGATGATCCAGTAGAAAAAATGCATCTTTCAATTGATCTGAAGCATGTTATGCAGAAACTTCCAGAATCTTTAGTACACTTATTAACTCACCTGGGCGATTATAACCCAAGTGAAATATCACGTATGACCAACACACCTCGTTCCACGTTGTATGGATCAATTAATGTGTTACGCAAAATATTTCATCGACATGGAATGAATTACTACTTTTAG
- a CDS encoding recombinase family protein: MNNIKTKIRCAIYTRKSTEEGLDMEFNSLDAQREACEKYIQIHKHEGWEIVSDDYDDGGYSGGNTDRPALKRLISDIKAEQINVVVVYKIDRLSRSLLDFLNIMQLFDTHRISFVSVTQNFDTSSSMGKLMLNVLLSFAQFEREITGERIRDKIASSKRKGMWMGGPPPLGYDIKEKKLIVNEEEAHTVRLIFETFIMKRSMKLLVAELRRIGARTKLRTTCTGKQLGGNKFDPATLYKILNNPVYLGKIRHKGQLYEGQHEAILTQDAWDNVHKIMTISPHIRANETKRKVPSVLLGLLKCGGCGSSMSPKHTRKKGKKLYRYYVPSLHMKGKCESCPVKQISAPEIEGIVLDQLHTVFKTPELLIQVWKGATRQDDTITEEYIRESLFDIFPIWHELFPGEQQRLLELTLEKVVLAEDSVEVRVRSEGLYSLVREIKSLKFPNEATYERAVSTAGW; this comes from the coding sequence ATGAATAATATCAAAACTAAAATCCGCTGCGCCATATACACCCGAAAATCTACCGAGGAAGGATTGGATATGGAATTCAACTCCCTTGATGCCCAACGCGAAGCGTGTGAAAAGTATATTCAAATCCATAAACATGAAGGCTGGGAAATAGTTTCAGATGATTATGATGATGGCGGTTACTCTGGGGGCAATACTGACCGACCCGCATTAAAACGTTTGATTTCTGATATCAAAGCTGAGCAAATTAACGTAGTCGTGGTCTATAAAATTGACCGCCTCTCACGGTCATTGCTCGACTTTTTAAATATTATGCAGTTGTTTGATACACATCGGATTTCTTTTGTATCTGTGACACAGAATTTTGATACCAGCAGTTCTATGGGCAAGCTGATGCTAAATGTCTTACTGTCTTTCGCACAATTTGAGCGTGAGATTACAGGCGAACGTATTCGTGATAAAATTGCCTCCTCAAAGCGAAAAGGGATGTGGATGGGAGGCCCGCCTCCGTTGGGATATGACATAAAGGAGAAAAAACTAATCGTTAACGAAGAAGAAGCCCATACAGTTAGGCTCATTTTCGAAACGTTTATTATGAAACGCTCAATGAAGCTACTGGTAGCTGAATTAAGACGTATTGGTGCACGAACAAAGCTCCGAACAACATGTACTGGTAAACAACTTGGCGGCAACAAATTTGATCCCGCTACCCTTTATAAAATTCTAAATAATCCCGTTTACCTCGGAAAAATTAGACATAAAGGCCAACTTTATGAAGGTCAACACGAGGCGATTCTTACCCAAGATGCGTGGGACAATGTCCACAAAATTATGACGATAAGCCCACATATCCGAGCTAATGAAACCAAACGCAAAGTTCCATCCGTATTACTTGGACTACTTAAATGTGGAGGTTGTGGAAGTTCAATGAGCCCAAAACATACAAGAAAGAAAGGAAAAAAACTTTATCGATACTATGTGCCCAGCTTGCACATGAAAGGTAAATGTGAATCTTGTCCAGTAAAACAAATCTCAGCTCCAGAAATCGAAGGCATCGTACTTGATCAACTTCATACCGTTTTTAAGACACCAGAATTATTAATTCAGGTTTGGAAAGGTGCTACCAGGCAGGACGATACCATTACAGAGGAATATATCCGTGAATCATTATTCGATATTTTTCCTATTTGGCATGAATTATTCCCCGGTGAACAACAACGACTATTAGAACTTACGCTAGAGAAAGTGGTATTGGCAGAAGACTCAGTAGAAGTACGGGTGAGAAGCGAAGGTCTTTATTCTCTGGTACGTGAGATAAAATCATTAAAATTCCCAAATGAGGCAACCTATGAAAGAGCCGTTAGTACAGCTGGATGGTAA
- a CDS encoding DUF2924 domain-containing protein, with protein MKNSVLVELANLRTMTSDDLRKLWKDLYKTESPRANKQYLTKRIAYRIQEVAYGGNTTEIETRLSAKVDEYFGKGGKSKRAYKKAITGSVLVRIYHGIEHQVAVLDDGYHYQGCKYRSLSAIAKKITGMAWSGNAFFGLNKKLETIHE; from the coding sequence ATGAAAAACAGCGTTTTAGTGGAGCTTGCAAATCTGAGAACCATGACAAGTGATGATCTACGTAAACTATGGAAAGATCTTTATAAAACCGAATCACCACGAGCTAACAAACAATACCTTACCAAACGAATTGCTTACCGAATCCAGGAGGTTGCTTATGGTGGCAACACAACAGAGATCGAAACCCGGCTTTCCGCTAAGGTAGACGAATACTTTGGCAAAGGTGGTAAGTCCAAACGAGCTTATAAAAAAGCTATCACAGGCAGCGTCTTGGTACGCATTTATCACGGTATTGAACACCAAGTAGCCGTACTTGATGACGGCTATCATTACCAGGGATGCAAATATCGTAGCCTATCCGCAATTGCCAAGAAAATTACTGGCATGGCATGGTCTGGCAACGCTTTTTTTGGTTTAAATAAAAAGCTAGAGACAATACATGAATAA
- a CDS encoding ATP-binding protein yields MTIPIITASKRLKESRGIKGCIFGKSGIGKTSLLWTMPAETTLFFDLEAGDLAIEGWQGDTIRPRTWQECRDFAVFIGGANPSLRDDQPYSPAHYSAVCNRYGNPTVLDKYETIFIDSITVAGRLCFQWCKGQPQAFSEKTGRPDTRGAYGLHGQEMIAWLTHLQHTRGKNIWFVGILDEKLDDYNRRVYQPQIEGNKTGLELPGIVDQVITVADLPSESGKSFRAFICQTLNEYGYPAKDRSGRLELIEEPHLGKLMAKVKGNVCPAMERLNFSITEINTQGASS; encoded by the coding sequence ATGACCATCCCCATTATCACTGCTAGTAAACGCCTCAAGGAATCAAGGGGTATTAAAGGGTGCATCTTCGGTAAAAGCGGTATCGGCAAAACATCGCTTTTATGGACCATGCCAGCAGAAACGACTTTATTCTTTGACCTTGAGGCAGGAGATCTGGCAATTGAAGGCTGGCAAGGGGACACTATTCGTCCCCGCACCTGGCAAGAATGTCGTGACTTTGCCGTATTCATTGGCGGTGCTAATCCATCCCTGCGTGATGATCAACCATACAGTCCTGCACACTATTCTGCTGTATGTAATCGCTATGGCAATCCTACGGTGCTCGATAAATATGAAACCATATTTATCGACAGCATTACAGTAGCAGGCCGTCTTTGCTTCCAGTGGTGTAAGGGACAGCCTCAAGCTTTTAGTGAAAAAACTGGCAGACCAGATACACGCGGCGCATACGGACTTCACGGCCAGGAAATGATTGCCTGGCTAACCCATTTGCAGCATACGCGTGGCAAGAACATCTGGTTTGTCGGTATCCTCGATGAAAAGCTTGATGACTATAATCGTCGTGTTTATCAGCCACAAATAGAAGGCAATAAAACAGGACTTGAACTCCCTGGTATTGTTGACCAGGTGATTACAGTCGCTGATCTTCCCTCTGAAAGCGGCAAATCATTCCGTGCATTCATCTGCCAAACACTGAATGAGTATGGATATCCTGCCAAAGACCGATCAGGAAGGTTAGAGCTTATCGAAGAACCACATTTGGGAAAACTCATGGCAAAAGTTAAGGGAAACGTGTGCCCTGCCATGGAACGCCTAAATTTCTCAATCACTGAAATCAACACACAAGGAGCATCATCATGA
- a CDS encoding DUF2188 domain-containing protein, with protein MPNKQGPDSHHVVPNKDRGGWDVRRDKSERASAHYDTKKEAVDAGREISCNQGTELRIHNRDGKTSDSDSHGNDPRNIKG; from the coding sequence ATGCCAAATAAACAAGGCCCAGATTCCCATCACGTAGTACCAAACAAAGATCGTGGCGGTTGGGATGTGCGTCGAGATAAATCAGAACGTGCGAGCGCCCACTATGATACTAAAAAGGAAGCTGTTGATGCTGGAAGAGAAATTAGTTGCAATCAAGGTACTGAACTCCGTATCCACAACCGGGACGGCAAAACTTCAGACAGTGATAGTCATGGAAATGATCCACGCAATATTAAGGGTTAA
- a CDS encoding restriction endonuclease subunit S, with translation MKKFIPSVANIHGVDLSTYKVIKRNQLACKLMSVGRDEQLPVDILKEYETAIVSAAYYVFESADERLLLSDYLMMWLSRRETDRWVGYISGGDVRGGISWEQFCELPIFIPPIEQQMYVVQTNKSITSRIRLTDNLVHKSAETLQAIYKRWFIEFEFPISSEYASFIGKPELVGTPYKSNGGEMVYCEDLEQEIPKGWRYARLDEMATINAGGDVPEVFSEVVSEECSIPIYSNSTEKEGIFGYTDKAKITKKCITISARGAIIGYTVLRLKPFFPIVRLIIVTPKEGCFLYYLYESIKNLKYDSGASAQGQLTIPEVSAIRLLEPDQSIMKKFQNMALAMGSFTEVIKSQNKVLTDLLTILSAKMSGRRNEIH, from the coding sequence TTGAAAAAATTTATCCCCTCTGTAGCAAACATACATGGTGTAGATCTCAGCACTTACAAGGTCATTAAACGCAACCAGTTGGCATGCAAGTTAATGAGTGTTGGAAGAGACGAGCAACTACCTGTCGATATTCTTAAGGAATATGAAACTGCAATTGTTTCTGCAGCTTATTATGTTTTTGAATCTGCAGACGAGCGTCTGTTGCTTTCAGACTATCTGATGATGTGGTTATCTAGGAGAGAAACTGATCGGTGGGTTGGATACATAAGCGGGGGTGATGTAAGAGGAGGAATCAGCTGGGAACAATTCTGTGAGCTTCCTATTTTTATACCGCCAATAGAACAACAGATGTACGTTGTTCAGACTAATAAATCTATAACAAGTCGTATAAGATTAACTGACAATCTTGTTCATAAATCGGCTGAAACATTACAAGCAATCTACAAACGCTGGTTTATAGAATTTGAGTTTCCTATTTCCTCTGAATACGCCTCATTCATAGGCAAGCCAGAACTGGTAGGCACACCATATAAGTCCAATGGTGGTGAAATGGTTTATTGTGAGGATTTAGAGCAAGAAATTCCGAAGGGATGGAGATATGCTAGGCTTGATGAAATGGCTACCATCAATGCTGGCGGAGACGTACCAGAAGTATTCTCTGAGGTCGTGTCCGAAGAATGCTCAATCCCTATTTATTCTAATAGCACAGAGAAAGAGGGTATATTTGGATATACTGACAAAGCAAAGATAACTAAAAAATGCATCACGATATCTGCCCGAGGAGCCATTATCGGTTATACAGTCCTCAGGTTGAAGCCGTTTTTTCCAATCGTAAGATTGATAATTGTTACTCCCAAAGAAGGATGTTTTCTTTATTATCTTTACGAGTCTATCAAGAATCTTAAATACGATAGCGGTGCTTCTGCCCAAGGACAGTTAACAATTCCAGAGGTTTCAGCAATACGGCTACTTGAGCCAGACCAATCGATAATGAAGAAATTCCAAAATATGGCCTTGGCTATGGGTTCATTTACTGAAGTTATCAAGTCTCAGAATAAGGTTTTGACTGATTTACTGACTATTCTTAGTGCCAAAATGTCTGGGAGGCGAAATGAGATTCACTGA
- a CDS encoding helix-turn-helix domain-containing protein, translating to MDTDIMTIREVAEYLKLTEKTAYRLVSEGELPGFKVGGSWRFRRSEIEKWIKKQEARSKDDK from the coding sequence ATGGACACTGACATCATGACAATTCGTGAAGTCGCTGAGTATCTGAAATTGACAGAGAAAACGGCTTACCGCCTAGTCTCTGAGGGTGAATTACCAGGGTTTAAGGTAGGAGGTTCATGGCGTTTTAGGCGTAGTGAAATTGAAAAGTGGATAAAAAAACAGGAAGCGCGATCAAAGGATGATAAATAA